Proteins encoded within one genomic window of Bombina bombina isolate aBomBom1 chromosome 1, aBomBom1.pri, whole genome shotgun sequence:
- the LOC128646091 gene encoding glucose-6-phosphatase catalytic subunit 1-like, whose translation MDALHDSGVQMVQYLQTSYKSSQDLFMFVSFAADLRNTFFIFFPIWFHLCESVGIKLIWVAVIGDWLNLVFKWILFGQRPYWWVHDTDYYGNSSAPIIEQFPATCETGPGSPSGHAMGSAGIYYVMVSAILTIVLKKKESAIKNWFVRGTLWTAFWAVQVCVCLSRIFLAAHFPHQVVAGVIAGMVVAEAFHHIRFIYKASLKKYVYTTLFLFSIALGFYLVLKSMGVDLLWTLEKAKRWCARPEWIHIDTTPFAGLLRNLGIFFGLGLALNSKLYQESCQGKQGRQFVFRIWCIVISLFVLHLFDSFKPPTKVEMLFYVLSFCKSAAVPLTAVGIVPYCVSQILHQQTKKNL comes from the exons ATGGATGCTCTTCACGACTCTGGAGTTCAGATGGTCCAATATCTACAGACAAGCTACAAGAGTTCTCAAGACTTGTTCATGTTTGTCTCATTTGCTGCTGACCTCAGAAATACCTTCTTCATCTTCTTCCCCATCTGGTTCCACCTGTGTGAGTCAGTGGGCATCAAACTCATCTGGGTGGCCGTTATCGGGGACTGGCTCAACCTTGTCTTCAAGTG GATTCTCTTTGGACAGAGACCGTATTGGTGGGTTCATGACACTGATTACTATGGCAACAGCTCAGCTCCTATCATTGAACAGTTTCCTGCTACCTGTGAGACAGGACCAG GAAGCCCTTCAGGTCATGCCATGGGGTCTGCTGGAATTTACTATGTTATGGTTTCAGCCATTCTTACAATAGTTTTGAAGAAGAAGGAATCAGCCATTAAAAATTG gtttgTCCGTGGAACACTCTGGACAGCGTTCTGGGCTGTTCAGGTCTGCGTCTGCCTGTCTCGAATATTCCTAGCTGCACATTTTCCTCACCAGGTTGTGGCTGGAGTTATCGCAG gTATGGTGGTTGCTGAAGCTTTTCATCACATAAGGTTTATTTACAAAGCCAGTTTAAAGAAATATGTCTATACCACCCTTTTCCTCTTCTCAATTGCACTGGGCTTCTATTTGGTTCTTAAATCAATGGGTGTGGACCTCCTATGGACTCTGGAGAAAGCCAAGAGATGGTGTGCTCGGCCTGAGTGGATCCACATTGATACCACCCCCTTTGCTGGTCTTCTCAGGAACCTAGGAATCTTTTTTGGCTTGGGGCTGGCCCTCAACTCTAAACTTTACCAGGAAAGCTGCCAAGGAAAACAGGGAAGACAATTTGTCTTTCGTATCTGGTGCATTGTGATCTCTCTGTTTGTCCTCCATTTATTTGACTCCTTCAAGCCACCAACCAAAGTGGAGATGCTCTTCTATGTTTTATCATTCTGCAAAAGTGCAGCTGTGCCCCTAACTGCAGTAGGAATTGTCCCTTATTGTGTATCTCAGATTCTTCATCAACAGACCAAAAAAAATCTTTAG